One genomic segment of Helianthus annuus cultivar XRQ/B chromosome 14, HanXRQr2.0-SUNRISE, whole genome shotgun sequence includes these proteins:
- the LOC110907252 gene encoding extensin-like — MPPRFFRRRGRGKGPITAPNNDEAGPSNARAPSTTESDDPQQNRRNRFEPARRSVSHSSTPPNPYGPRSDYEASNPQPSYIPLQRSLSHNSFGDPTPVFRGRFNPANFLQEPGNFNPLGPEDHFSGDHADDMDEDTDPVEPASGTPNHPIEISDGSSFHGSPYVGPDSFQAMFTRHEWYYTPPRHSPPQQQQQQQQDSPEDPRFVAVTPPPPPPPVQPAPPQPPRRRRTGARMSVRTGDFHFSSPRQSSASHYPPHQEDPQMGGPSQPVAPQPPPMGFDNPIPAYTSSMAYNPFEPPVHNNYNYAEADPYMVTANYNTQGPYGDPWGVGYPTRGYPIPPRPIVRAQSQPPRFSPPEHEEILQRLDYVEREFHRERRERETFFQGLTSLIKGKSKKDR; from the coding sequence ATGCCGCCAAGATTCTTCAGGAGAAGAGGAAGGGGCAAGGGGCCAATCACCGCCCCCAATAATGATGAAGCTGGACCCTCGAATGCGAGAGCTCCATCCACCACGGAGAGTGACGATCCCCAGCAGAACCGGAGGAACCGCTTTGAGCCAGCTCGACGGTCGGTCTCACACAGTTCAACACCTCCTAACCCTTATGGGCCACGATCGGATTACGAGGCCAGCAACCCTCAACCTTCATACATACCATTACAGCGATCCTTATCGCACAACTCCTTCGGTGACCCTACACCAGTTTTTAGGGGCCGGTTTAACCCGGCAAACTTCCTACAAGAACCAGGAAATTTTAACCCATTAGGTCCAGAAGATCATTTCTCTGGAGATCATGCGGacgacatggacgaggatacggaccctgTCGAGCCTGCCAGTGgcacaccaaaccacccgatagagatctcTGACGGATCTTCCTTTCACGGATCGCCCTATGTTGGTCCTGATAGCTTTCAAGCCATGTTTACCAGGCACGAATGGTACTATACGCCTCCTCGCCATTCGccgcctcagcagcagcaacagcagcaacaagaTTCCCCTGAGGATCCAAGgttcgtggcagtcacgccaccacctcctccgccaccagttcaaccggCACCCCCGCAaccaccaaggcgtaggagaaccgGAGCGCGCATGTCTGTGCGAACAGGAGACTTTCATTTTAGTTCTCCACGCCAATCAAGTgccagccactacccgccacatCAAGAAGATCCACAAATGGGTGGGCCTTCGCAACCAGTTGCACCGCAACCCCCGCctatgggttttgataacccaattccgGCATACACGAGTTCCATGGCGTATAACCCGTTCGAACCGCCAGTGCACAACAACTACAACTATGCCGAAGCAGACCCGTACATGGTAACGGCTAACTATAACACTCAAGGACCCTATGGAGATCCATGGGGAGTAGGATACCCAACTCGTGGGTACCCGATACCTCCCAGACCTATTGTTCGGGCACAATCGCAACCACCAAGGTTCTCCCCACCAGAGCATGAAGAAATTCTGCAAAGATTGGACTATGTAGAGCGAGAATTTCACAGGGAGCGAAGGGAGCGAGAAACGTTCTTCCAGGGACTGACAAGCTTGATCAAAGGGAAGAGCAAGAAGGACCGCTGA